One part of the Chitinivibrionales bacterium genome encodes these proteins:
- a CDS encoding response regulator: MDTENMAKDQLLSELKESRRQREKLQASLDRIIDITAGIIYVLDPEGKFVFVNNAVDEILHYDPEELIGKHFSEIMPPNEYERVSRLFVLPRLAGKKTGDEAAPKLFDERRTGSRKTKNLEVQLLTKSQKDVRIMAGDVTGIIAVEGAYDRGLMEKNKNKAVAFVGSQGLIFDITKYKQTEKERLDIQRRLLELQKMDALGRLAEGIAHDFNNKLGTILGCAEMMKQNIGPAARELDAYINPVISASKHAADLTGKLLLFARSSTRAEEDVAIHGLVLNVVRLLEHTVDKRISIQQSLLPQSPVVRGDLKQIQSAILNIAINACDAMPEGGKLVFETTVHAADGAFKRAHPHGWEAENYVCLSVKDTGVGMDKNVQSHLFEPFFTTKTDGSALGMGLTSISNCVKSHHGFIDVDSAPGKGTRFDVYLPLERLDQPAAASAEPVQKTVKGSGRILVVDDELSFLSVSKDILEDLGYTVATCRGGKEAVEYYRTHNKGIDCAIIDVMMADLSGCDCFREMKKINPSVRAIISSGYGRNKDVDAVLGEGVAEFIQKPFEAAKLSQVVAKVLAMK; this comes from the coding sequence ATGGACACGGAAAACATGGCCAAGGATCAGTTGTTATCGGAACTGAAAGAGTCGCGCCGCCAGAGGGAAAAGCTGCAGGCGAGCCTCGACCGCATCATCGACATCACGGCGGGAATCATCTACGTGCTCGATCCCGAAGGCAAGTTTGTGTTTGTCAACAATGCCGTTGACGAGATCCTCCATTATGACCCCGAGGAGCTCATCGGCAAGCATTTCTCCGAGATCATGCCGCCCAACGAGTACGAGCGCGTGAGCAGGCTGTTCGTGCTGCCGAGGCTCGCGGGCAAGAAAACCGGCGACGAGGCGGCGCCGAAACTTTTCGACGAGCGGCGCACCGGCAGCCGCAAGACAAAAAACCTCGAGGTGCAGCTCCTCACCAAATCGCAGAAGGACGTCCGCATCATGGCCGGCGACGTGACCGGCATCATCGCCGTGGAGGGCGCGTACGACCGAGGGCTCATGGAGAAGAACAAGAACAAGGCGGTCGCGTTCGTGGGCAGTCAGGGCCTGATCTTCGACATTACCAAGTACAAGCAGACCGAGAAGGAGCGCCTCGACATCCAGCGTCGGCTGCTCGAACTGCAGAAAATGGACGCGCTCGGCAGACTTGCCGAGGGCATTGCGCACGATTTCAACAACAAGCTCGGAACGATCCTGGGGTGCGCCGAGATGATGAAGCAGAACATCGGGCCCGCGGCGCGCGAGCTCGACGCCTACATCAACCCGGTGATTTCGGCGAGCAAGCACGCGGCCGATCTCACGGGCAAGCTCCTGCTCTTCGCGCGCAGCAGCACGCGCGCCGAGGAGGACGTCGCCATCCACGGCCTCGTGCTCAACGTGGTGCGCCTGCTCGAGCACACGGTTGACAAGCGGATATCCATCCAGCAGTCGCTGCTGCCGCAGTCGCCGGTGGTGCGCGGGGACCTCAAGCAGATCCAGAGCGCCATCCTCAACATCGCCATCAACGCGTGCGACGCCATGCCGGAAGGCGGCAAGCTCGTTTTTGAGACCACCGTCCATGCGGCCGACGGCGCCTTCAAGCGCGCGCATCCCCATGGCTGGGAGGCCGAGAACTACGTCTGCCTTTCGGTGAAAGACACCGGCGTGGGAATGGACAAGAACGTGCAGTCGCACCTATTCGAGCCCTTTTTCACGACAAAGACTGACGGATCGGCCCTCGGCATGGGCCTCACGAGCATCTCAAACTGCGTCAAAAGTCATCATGGTTTTATCGATGTCGACAGCGCGCCGGGCAAGGGCACGCGCTTCGACGTATACCTGCCGCTTGAGCGGCTCGACCAGCCCGCCGCGGCAAGCGCCGAGCCTGTCCAGAAAACCGTGAAGGGAAGCGGCCGCATTCTCGTGGTGGACGACGAGCTTTCGTTCCTCAGCGTGTCAAAAGACATTTTGGAAGACCTCGGTTACACCGTGGCTACCTGCAGGGGCGGCAAAGAAGCGGTGGAATATTACCGTACCCACAACAAAGGGATCGACTGCGCCATTATCGACGTGATGATGGCGGACCTTTCCGGATGCGACTGCTTCAGGGAGATGAAAAAGATCAACCCTTCGGTCAGGGCGATCATCTCCAGTGGCTACGGACGGAACAAGGACGTGGACGCGGTGCTCGGGGAAGGCGTCGCCGAATTCATCCAGAAGCCGTTTGAGGCGGCGAAGCTGTCGCAGGTGGTGGCGAAGGTGCTGGCAATGAAATGA
- a CDS encoding PilZ domain-containing protein, which yields MHLAIYIGIGVLVAGLILLIIFEIHSHRRPPLPQAQSQDLFNESADRVGLTTEEREKLLSLLSYQKALDPNTIFQSLPLFERCIDAEVGRLQKSDKAVAADGPEEKLLSEIRRKLGFSYIPLEHPLVSTRNIAIGQVGSLFGKEGNKAIFNKVSVVGNNNFFLTVQYDVEGEDRSRAVSDTEVRFVFARQSDGLYGVQVKVANSKEPGVLDLLHTLDIRRNQLRQYVRVPTDLSLRFRLLTTKNPDKSEILRGHLITTRMCDISGGGLSFKHNQALRLGDLIGISFDLPGQMLSGITGKIVHLSLQEDKEGHQFKHHVQFVTIEQGQRDDIIRYVTEKERQS from the coding sequence ATGCACCTAGCAATCTACATCGGCATCGGCGTGCTCGTTGCCGGCCTTATCCTTCTTATTATTTTCGAAATACATTCGCACCGGAGGCCTCCGCTGCCGCAGGCGCAGTCGCAGGACCTTTTCAACGAATCGGCGGACCGGGTCGGCCTTACCACGGAGGAGCGCGAAAAACTTCTTTCGCTCCTGTCGTACCAGAAGGCGTTGGATCCGAACACCATTTTCCAGTCCCTGCCGCTTTTCGAGCGGTGCATTGACGCGGAAGTCGGCCGTCTGCAGAAGAGCGACAAGGCAGTGGCGGCAGACGGTCCGGAAGAAAAGCTCCTGTCGGAAATCAGGAGGAAGCTCGGCTTTTCTTACATCCCGCTGGAGCACCCGCTCGTCTCTACGCGCAACATCGCGATCGGCCAGGTGGGGTCGCTGTTCGGCAAAGAGGGGAACAAGGCGATTTTCAACAAGGTGTCGGTGGTCGGCAACAACAATTTTTTTCTCACGGTCCAGTACGACGTTGAGGGCGAGGACCGTTCCCGCGCCGTATCGGACACCGAGGTCAGATTCGTGTTCGCGCGCCAGAGCGACGGCCTGTACGGCGTGCAGGTGAAAGTCGCAAACAGCAAGGAGCCCGGCGTGCTCGATCTCCTCCATACGCTGGACATCCGCCGCAACCAGCTGCGGCAGTACGTGCGCGTGCCCACCGACCTTTCGTTGCGCTTCAGGCTGCTTACCACCAAGAACCCGGACAAGAGCGAAATCCTGCGCGGCCATCTCATCACCACGAGAATGTGCGACATCTCCGGCGGCGGGCTCAGCTTCAAGCACAACCAGGCCCTGCGTCTGGGAGACCTGATCGGCATCTCCTTTGACCTGCCGGGCCAGATGCTGAGCGGCATAACGGGAAAGATCGTGCACCTTTCCCTACAGGAGGACAAGGAGGGGCACCAGTTCAAGCATCACGTACAGTTTGTCACGATCGAGCAGGGCCAGCGCGATGACATCATCCGGTATGTGACCGAAAAAGAACGTCAGTCGTAA
- a CDS encoding proline--tRNA ligase: MFWKNAFIYTLREDPAEAETISHKLMLRAGMIQKVAAGIYNYLPLGLRVISKIEAIIRGEMNSCGATELLMPMVVPAELWQESGRWDKYGPELLRLTDRKNNPFLLGPTHEEVVVDVVRRSVRSYRDLPLCLYQIQTKFRDEVRPRFGLMRGREFIMKDAYSFHAHEKSLDEMYKTMYRAYTAIFKRCGLEFRPVMADSGNIGGSVTHEFHVLADSGEDTIAFCDSCDYAANIEKAAAKQPAHASVPADSLQPSEVATPGKTSIEEVSAFLKVSPRETVKMLIYEVDAAHYVGVCIRGDLTVNEVKLRGVLNANQAVIPPDEAVKTKLGLTVGYLGPRNLPTGVLKEVIADHSVKAMGKGVCGANRDGFHIINVYPSRDLTFNRYEDISTVVEGDVCPDCGKGKLAMRKGIEVGQVFKLGDKYAKPMNLTFLTEQNTESVMTMGCYGIGVGRTAAAAIEQNHDENGIIWPAAIAPYAVMLLCLDTGSEETMAVSKGIHDELEKNGVDVLFDDRPERPGVKFKDADLIGCPFRVTVGQRGLKEGIVEVKRRAEKAFVKVPKESCIKTILEVVKKEIRG, translated from the coding sequence ATGTTTTGGAAAAACGCCTTCATTTACACGCTTCGCGAAGACCCTGCCGAGGCCGAGACCATCAGCCACAAGCTCATGCTGCGCGCGGGCATGATACAAAAGGTCGCGGCGGGAATCTATAATTACCTTCCGCTGGGACTGCGGGTCATTTCAAAAATCGAGGCCATCATCCGCGGGGAAATGAATTCCTGCGGCGCCACGGAACTGCTTATGCCCATGGTGGTCCCGGCCGAGCTGTGGCAGGAGAGCGGCCGGTGGGACAAATACGGGCCTGAGCTGTTGAGATTGACAGACAGGAAAAACAACCCGTTCCTTCTCGGCCCCACGCACGAGGAGGTGGTGGTTGACGTGGTGCGCAGAAGCGTGCGCTCGTACCGCGATCTGCCGCTGTGCCTGTACCAGATACAGACCAAGTTCCGCGACGAGGTGAGGCCGCGCTTCGGGCTCATGCGCGGCCGCGAGTTCATCATGAAGGACGCGTATTCGTTCCATGCTCATGAAAAGTCCCTTGACGAAATGTATAAAACGATGTACAGGGCCTACACCGCAATTTTCAAACGGTGCGGTCTGGAGTTCAGGCCGGTGATGGCCGACTCGGGGAACATCGGCGGCAGCGTGACGCACGAGTTCCACGTGCTGGCCGACTCCGGCGAAGACACCATCGCGTTCTGCGATTCGTGCGATTATGCCGCGAACATCGAAAAGGCGGCAGCCAAACAGCCGGCTCACGCTTCGGTGCCTGCCGATTCCTTGCAGCCGTCCGAGGTCGCCACGCCGGGAAAAACAAGCATTGAAGAAGTTTCCGCGTTTCTCAAAGTATCTCCCCGTGAAACCGTCAAGATGCTCATTTACGAGGTGGACGCTGCGCATTACGTCGGAGTGTGCATACGCGGCGATCTCACGGTCAACGAAGTCAAGCTCCGCGGCGTTCTCAACGCAAATCAGGCGGTTATTCCGCCGGATGAGGCCGTTAAGACAAAGCTCGGCCTCACGGTTGGATATCTTGGCCCGCGCAATCTTCCTACCGGCGTGCTCAAGGAGGTCATTGCTGATCACTCCGTGAAGGCCATGGGAAAAGGCGTGTGCGGCGCCAACAGGGATGGGTTTCATATCATCAACGTGTATCCGTCCCGCGATTTGACGTTCAACCGTTACGAAGACATCAGCACCGTGGTTGAGGGCGATGTGTGCCCGGACTGCGGCAAAGGCAAGCTTGCGATGCGTAAGGGTATAGAGGTGGGCCAGGTGTTCAAGCTTGGCGACAAATATGCAAAACCGATGAACCTGACCTTCCTTACTGAGCAGAACACCGAAAGCGTCATGACCATGGGGTGCTACGGCATCGGCGTGGGCCGCACGGCTGCGGCCGCCATAGAGCAGAACCACGACGAGAACGGCATCATCTGGCCTGCGGCAATAGCGCCCTATGCCGTGATGCTGCTTTGCCTCGACACGGGAAGTGAAGAAACCATGGCGGTGTCAAAGGGCATTCATGATGAGCTGGAAAAGAACGGCGTCGACGTGCTGTTCGACGACAGGCCCGAACGGCCGGGCGTAAAATTCAAGGACGCTGAC
- a CDS encoding LL-diaminopimelate aminotransferase translates to MITINENYLKLKSSYLFSDVAKRIDAFRKKHPKREILRLGIGDVTRALPKVCIEAFHKATDEMARDATFHGYGDEQGYGFLREKIAKWDFTARGADVSPEEIFISDGAKCDTGNFQELFSNNIKIAIPDPVYPVYVDTNVMAGRTGQFENGRYKGIYYLESVAGNCFVPELPPEHVDLIYLCFPNNPTGAIITKQQLTQWVEWAIVNKAIILYDAAYEAFIRDKTVPHSIYEIPGARKVAVEFRSYSKTAGFTGTRCAYTVVPKECVAYDSSASPQSLHALWNRRHTTKFNGVCYMVQRAAEAIYSKEGQKQVRELNDFYLENARIIVSALSDLGYPCSGGKNAPYIWFDTGTDSWQFFDMLLDKAGVVCTPGAGFGKCGEGFVRLSAFNSRKNVEKAVDRIRAAVGKKK, encoded by the coding sequence ATGATCACGATCAACGAAAACTACCTCAAGCTCAAATCCTCGTACCTTTTTTCCGATGTCGCCAAACGCATTGACGCCTTCAGAAAAAAACACCCTAAGCGCGAGATTCTCCGGCTCGGCATCGGCGACGTGACGCGCGCGCTGCCCAAGGTGTGCATCGAGGCGTTCCACAAGGCCACCGACGAAATGGCGCGCGACGCGACGTTCCACGGGTACGGCGACGAGCAGGGGTATGGATTTTTAAGGGAAAAAATTGCGAAATGGGACTTCACGGCGCGCGGCGCCGACGTTTCGCCCGAAGAAATTTTCATCTCCGACGGCGCCAAATGCGACACCGGCAACTTTCAGGAGTTGTTTTCCAACAACATAAAAATCGCGATCCCCGACCCGGTGTATCCCGTGTATGTCGACACCAATGTCATGGCCGGCCGCACCGGCCAGTTTGAAAACGGACGCTACAAGGGTATTTATTATCTTGAATCGGTGGCGGGCAATTGTTTCGTGCCCGAGCTGCCGCCGGAGCATGTTGACCTCATCTACCTCTGTTTTCCCAATAACCCGACGGGCGCCATTATAACAAAACAGCAGCTTACGCAATGGGTGGAATGGGCCATCGTGAACAAGGCAATCATCTTGTACGACGCCGCCTACGAGGCTTTCATCCGTGACAAGACTGTCCCGCACAGCATTTACGAGATCCCCGGCGCGCGGAAGGTGGCCGTGGAGTTCCGCAGCTATTCAAAAACGGCAGGATTCACCGGAACGCGCTGCGCATACACCGTTGTTCCCAAGGAATGCGTGGCCTACGATTCCTCGGCAAGCCCGCAATCGCTGCACGCCCTGTGGAACCGGCGCCACACCACGAAATTCAACGGCGTATGCTACATGGTGCAGCGCGCCGCCGAGGCAATCTACTCGAAGGAGGGACAAAAGCAGGTGCGCGAACTCAATGATTTCTACCTCGAAAACGCCCGCATCATCGTTTCCGCGCTCTCGGACCTCGGCTACCCCTGCTCGGGCGGGAAAAACGCGCCGTACATCTGGTTCGACACGGGCACGGACTCGTGGCAGTTTTTCGACATGCTGCTTGACAAGGCAGGAGTGGTGTGCACGCCCGGGGCGGGCTTCGGAAAATGCGGGGAGGGGTTCGTGCGGCTCAGCGCGTTCAACAGCCGCAAGAACGTTGAAAAAGCGGTGGACAGGATACGTGCGGCGGTGGGGAAGAAAAAATAA
- a CDS encoding PspC domain-containing protein — protein sequence MKRIYRDTDNKMVAGICAGIGEMINVDPTIVRLAFVFVTLVTVFFPCIIAYLVGWVIIPEKKDLKVDPDKKQAP from the coding sequence ATGAAAAGAATCTATCGTGATACCGATAATAAAATGGTCGCCGGCATCTGCGCGGGAATAGGGGAGATGATCAACGTCGATCCGACGATCGTTCGGCTTGCCTTTGTGTTCGTCACCTTAGTCACCGTTTTTTTTCCGTGCATCATCGCCTATCTGGTGGGGTGGGTGATTATTCCGGAGAAAAAAGACCTTAAGGTTGATCCGGATAAAAAACAGGCACCTTGA
- the glgB gene encoding 1,4-alpha-glucan branching protein GlgB — MGILSEQEINDIVRSDLRDPFKTLGMHWEKKGISVRAFLPEAAAVAVCGRGRTRFSQEMAKVNEAGVFELAIPAKKKFFKYEFSCTLHDGSQKRIIDPYGFLPVMTEDSRYLFNEGTHQRVYDDLGSHEKTVGGEKGCVFAVWAPNAKRVSLVGNFNGWDGRRHPMRLLGSSGVWELFVPGIGTGAIYKYEIKKYWGDHLILKTDPYGYRQEPPPNHASIVADLDAFTWEDTEWIERRAKGNLLKQPMSIYEVHLGSWRKAGPRRGGDWLSYRDLAVQLAQYVKEMGFTHVELLPVQDHPYEPSWGYQVCGFYAPNHRFGPPQDFQFFVNHLHKNGIGVIIDWVPGHFPKDSYGLAHFDGSHLYEYEDPREGEHKDWGTLIFNWGRHEVRNFLFANALFWIEKFHVDGLRVDAVASMLYRNYSRKNGEWIPNRHGGVENEEAVNFLQTMNRLVHEKFPGAVTIAEESTAWPLVSRPTYLGGLGFTFKWNMGWMNDILLYFSKEPVHRKYHQGQITFALWYAFTENFILVVSHDEVVHGKRSLIEKMPGDVWRKFANVRAFFGFMFGHPGKKLMFQGCEFGMHWEWDAEQSINWHILSEEDDCFHHNGLMRLIRDLNRLYKNEPALWEQDYEQAGFTWIDFHDSDNSIIAFIRRGREWHNILVFVCNFTPVVRRHYRIGVPFGGRYDEIFNTDAKEYGGAGYGNDGGRNADMVPIHNQPLSLDLSLPPLSVLIFKWKR; from the coding sequence ATGGGAATCTTATCTGAACAGGAAATAAACGACATCGTCCGCAGCGATTTGCGCGATCCCTTCAAGACGCTCGGCATGCACTGGGAAAAAAAAGGGATCAGCGTGCGCGCGTTTCTCCCCGAGGCGGCGGCGGTCGCGGTATGCGGCCGGGGCAGGACCAGGTTTTCTCAGGAAATGGCAAAAGTCAACGAGGCGGGCGTTTTTGAACTGGCGATTCCCGCCAAAAAGAAATTTTTCAAGTATGAATTTTCCTGCACGCTCCACGACGGATCGCAAAAACGCATCATCGACCCGTACGGATTTCTTCCCGTGATGACCGAGGACTCACGCTACCTGTTCAACGAGGGCACGCACCAGCGCGTCTATGACGATCTCGGCTCGCATGAAAAGACCGTGGGCGGCGAAAAGGGCTGTGTGTTCGCGGTGTGGGCGCCCAACGCCAAGCGCGTGTCGCTCGTGGGAAATTTCAACGGCTGGGACGGCAGGCGGCACCCCATGCGGCTTTTGGGCTCGTCGGGCGTGTGGGAGTTGTTCGTTCCCGGCATCGGCACGGGGGCGATTTACAAATACGAAATAAAGAAATACTGGGGCGACCACCTCATCCTCAAGACCGACCCCTACGGCTACCGGCAGGAACCGCCGCCGAACCACGCCTCCATCGTGGCCGATCTTGACGCTTTTACGTGGGAAGACACCGAATGGATCGAGCGCCGGGCCAAGGGAAACCTGCTCAAGCAGCCCATGTCCATCTACGAGGTGCATCTCGGCTCGTGGCGGAAGGCGGGGCCGCGGCGCGGCGGCGACTGGCTGAGTTACCGCGATCTCGCCGTGCAGCTTGCGCAGTATGTCAAGGAGATGGGCTTCACGCACGTGGAGCTGCTGCCCGTGCAGGACCACCCGTACGAGCCGTCGTGGGGGTACCAGGTGTGCGGATTTTACGCTCCCAACCACCGGTTCGGCCCGCCGCAGGACTTCCAGTTCTTCGTGAACCATCTGCACAAGAATGGCATCGGCGTGATCATCGACTGGGTGCCGGGCCATTTCCCCAAGGATTCGTACGGGCTTGCCCATTTCGACGGCTCGCACCTTTATGAATACGAGGACCCGCGCGAGGGCGAGCACAAGGACTGGGGCACCCTCATTTTCAACTGGGGCAGGCACGAGGTGCGGAATTTCCTGTTTGCAAACGCGCTGTTCTGGATCGAGAAGTTCCACGTTGACGGCCTGCGGGTCGACGCGGTGGCGTCCATGCTCTACCGCAACTACAGCCGCAAAAACGGGGAGTGGATCCCCAACCGGCACGGCGGCGTGGAAAACGAGGAGGCCGTGAACTTCCTCCAGACCATGAACCGTCTCGTGCACGAGAAATTCCCCGGCGCGGTCACCATCGCCGAAGAAAGCACGGCCTGGCCGCTTGTGTCGCGGCCCACGTACCTGGGCGGCCTCGGGTTCACCTTTAAGTGGAACATGGGCTGGATGAACGACATCCTGCTGTACTTTTCAAAGGAACCCGTCCACCGCAAATACCACCAGGGCCAGATCACGTTTGCGCTGTGGTACGCGTTCACCGAAAACTTCATTCTCGTGGTCTCGCACGACGAGGTGGTGCACGGCAAGCGCAGCCTCATCGAGAAAATGCCCGGCGACGTGTGGCGCAAGTTCGCGAACGTGCGCGCGTTTTTCGGGTTCATGTTCGGACACCCCGGCAAGAAGCTCATGTTCCAGGGCTGCGAATTCGGCATGCACTGGGAGTGGGACGCCGAACAGTCGATCAACTGGCATATTTTATCGGAAGAGGACGACTGCTTCCACCACAACGGGCTCATGCGGCTCATCCGCGACCTCAACCGCCTTTACAAAAACGAACCGGCCTTGTGGGAGCAGGACTACGAGCAGGCGGGGTTTACCTGGATAGACTTTCACGACTCCGACAACTCCATCATCGCGTTCATCAGACGCGGCAGGGAATGGCACAACATCTTGGTGTTCGTGTGCAATTTCACGCCCGTGGTGCGGCGGCATTACCGGATCGGCGTCCCGTTCGGTGGGCGTTACGATGAAATTTTTAACACCGACGCGAAGGAATACGGCGGCGCGGGCTACGGCAACGACGGCGGCAGAAACGCCGACATGGTGCCCATCCACAACCAGCCCCTGTCGCTCGACCTTTCGCTGCCGCCGCTGAGTGTTTTGATTTTTAAATGGAAGAGATGA
- a CDS encoding STAS domain-containing protein produces the protein MPLKIRMKKVKSIPVVEVEGRATDLDVKRFSKKLQDLYKKGDPRIVVDLSKTKFVDSHGLGIIVYYNTLLQKQGRQLVVLNGNPDDHNYVRRLFELTNLDKVMRTIGSISEL, from the coding sequence ATGCCGTTGAAAATCAGGATGAAAAAGGTGAAGTCAATTCCGGTCGTCGAGGTTGAGGGCCGGGCGACGGACCTTGACGTGAAAAGATTTTCAAAAAAGCTGCAGGATCTTTATAAAAAGGGGGATCCGCGGATCGTGGTCGACCTGAGCAAAACGAAGTTCGTGGACAGTCACGGACTCGGCATCATCGTGTATTACAACACGCTCTTGCAGAAGCAGGGAAGGCAGCTCGTGGTCCTCAATGGCAATCCCGACGACCACAACTACGTGCGGCGGCTGTTCGAGCTCACGAACCTCGATAAGGTCATGCGCACCATCGGTTCAATCAGCGAGTTATAA